A single genomic interval of Candidatus Bathyarchaeota archaeon harbors:
- a CDS encoding oxidoreductase → MKLKVGVFKFTSCSGCQVELIRMNEQLPELLNLVEFKYWAMASSKLEDGPYDLALVEGAISTPECIEEVKAIREKSRVLVALGDCAVTGGVPSIRNWMSQREAETIVYPKPGYIRSTRVYGIDEYVKVDYYLKGCPPRLENILQVFKAVILGVKPRLRQHSVCVECKLYENECLLTTYKQPCMGPVTAAGCGAICPNVGRVCEGCYGPMSDPNVASMVERLREIGLSDDEIVRKFRKYAGMSKPYREVAKL, encoded by the coding sequence TTGAAGCTCAAGGTGGGTGTTTTCAAGTTTACGAGTTGCTCGGGTTGTCAGGTAGAGCTCATACGGATGAACGAGCAGTTACCGGAGCTGCTTAACCTCGTGGAGTTCAAGTATTGGGCTATGGCGAGCTCTAAATTGGAGGATGGACCCTATGACCTGGCGCTGGTAGAGGGAGCGATATCTACTCCCGAGTGTATCGAAGAGGTTAAGGCCATAAGGGAGAAATCTCGGGTTCTCGTGGCGCTCGGCGACTGCGCGGTAACCGGCGGCGTCCCTTCGATAAGAAACTGGATGAGCCAGCGTGAGGCTGAAACCATAGTCTACCCTAAGCCCGGCTACATAAGGTCCACGAGGGTTTATGGGATAGACGAGTACGTGAAGGTAGACTATTATCTCAAGGGCTGCCCGCCGCGGCTAGAGAATATTTTACAGGTCTTTAAAGCGGTCATCTTAGGCGTTAAGCCTAGGCTTAGGCAGCATTCGGTCTGTGTGGAGTGTAAGCTCTACGAGAACGAATGTCTCTTAACGACCTATAAGCAGCCTTGTATGGGCCCTGTCACGGCCGCGGGCTGCGGAGCTATATGCCCTAACGTCGGAAGGGTCTGTGAGGGGTGCTACGGCCCCATGAGCGACCCCAACGTCGCATCTATGGTGGAGAGGCTTAGGGAGATAGGGTTGAGTGACGACGAGATAGTCAGAAAGTTCAGGAAGTACGCAGGTATGTCCAAGCCTTATCGGGAGGTGGCTAAGCTTTGA
- a CDS encoding FAD/NAD(P)-binding protein — MNPYVPRIAVIESIVDETPDIKTFRLRITDGGFSFVPGQFVMVSVLGVGESAISISSHPDDAEKFIEISVRKVGNVTGSLFRLKPGDKVGVRGPFGNGWPVDKAVGKDLLIVGGGCGQGALRPLILDVLRHRDRYGRVEILYGARTPQDLMFKYEHDVWASVPQGCLLLTVDRVPPGVEWKHNVGVVTRLFEHVTVDPANSLVCICGPEIMMHFAVKGLLSMGFKESQIYLSMERRMKCGVGKCGHCQIGGKYVCKDGPIFTYEELKLEPDKIL; from the coding sequence GTGAACCCGTATGTACCTAGAATAGCGGTCATAGAGTCTATAGTGGACGAGACCCCAGATATCAAAACGTTCCGGCTTAGGATAACGGACGGCGGCTTCAGCTTCGTACCCGGCCAGTTCGTGATGGTATCGGTCTTAGGGGTAGGTGAATCCGCCATAAGCATATCGTCCCACCCAGATGACGCTGAAAAATTCATAGAGATATCCGTCAGAAAGGTCGGAAACGTTACAGGAAGCCTCTTCCGGCTTAAACCCGGCGATAAGGTCGGTGTCAGGGGGCCGTTCGGAAACGGGTGGCCGGTCGATAAGGCTGTGGGTAAAGACCTCCTGATAGTGGGCGGCGGTTGTGGGCAAGGCGCTCTGAGACCTCTGATTCTGGATGTCTTAAGGCATAGAGACCGGTACGGTAGGGTCGAGATACTCTACGGTGCTAGGACTCCGCAGGACCTCATGTTCAAGTATGAGCATGATGTTTGGGCCTCTGTCCCTCAGGGATGTCTACTGTTAACGGTGGATAGGGTTCCGCCGGGGGTCGAGTGGAAGCACAACGTAGGTGTCGTGACTAGGCTTTTCGAACACGTCACGGTGGACCCTGCGAACAGCCTGGTCTGCATATGTGGGCCGGAGATCATGATGCACTTCGCCGTTAAAGGGCTGTTGTCCATGGGTTTCAAGGAGAGTCAGATATACCTTTCGATGGAGAGGAGGATGAAGTGTGGGGTCGGTAAATGCGGCCACTGCCAGATCGGCGGTAAATACGTCTGTAAGGACGGACCGATATTCACCTACGAGGAGCTGAAGCTGGAGCCAGATAAGATCCTTTAG
- a CDS encoding 4Fe-4S dicluster domain-containing protein: MGKASQLFKTDLKGLDRLIKKLRSDGYVVYGPVKRGRSWFFLEIDSVKQVDLNYVRTVLPPKKLLHPPREKLFEFKLGDGFEVSEKPMPPTVALFGVHPCDLKAIERQDEFFSQTPEDPYYLARRRNALIIGLTCTRVDENCFCLSRGTGPEVSTGFDILITDVGNGYLLEPGSAKGLELLKSLGFQEVGDEYLEAKQKLIEELKKSFTKQMPPEGLAELAKSMLEHEVWKETAERCLSCGNCSLVCPTCYCFDVYDVLELNLRSGVRVRELDSCQLLEYAEVALGGNFRRNRFQRLRHWMLCKFGVAGGGLYSSCVGCGRCIVYCPANIDLTEVASRLRGGG, from the coding sequence ATGGGCAAAGCATCTCAACTGTTCAAGACAGACCTCAAAGGTCTCGATAGACTGATAAAGAAGCTTCGAAGCGACGGCTACGTAGTCTACGGTCCTGTGAAGCGAGGGAGAAGCTGGTTCTTTCTAGAGATAGACTCGGTGAAGCAGGTCGACCTGAACTATGTAAGAACAGTTCTTCCGCCGAAGAAGCTTCTGCATCCTCCCAGGGAGAAGCTTTTCGAGTTCAAACTCGGCGACGGGTTCGAGGTTTCAGAGAAGCCTATGCCTCCGACGGTGGCTTTATTCGGAGTCCACCCATGCGACCTTAAGGCGATCGAGAGGCAAGACGAGTTCTTCAGCCAGACCCCGGAGGACCCATACTATCTCGCGAGGAGGAGAAACGCTCTCATAATCGGTTTAACCTGTACAAGGGTTGACGAGAACTGTTTCTGCTTATCTCGTGGAACAGGTCCGGAGGTCTCGACCGGTTTCGACATACTGATAACCGATGTCGGAAACGGATATCTCCTCGAGCCCGGAAGCGCTAAGGGCCTAGAGCTCCTCAAAAGCCTAGGCTTTCAAGAGGTCGGAGATGAGTATCTGGAAGCTAAGCAGAAGCTGATAGAGGAGCTTAAGAAGAGTTTCACGAAACAGATGCCCCCTGAAGGTTTAGCAGAGCTTGCTAAAAGCATGTTAGAGCATGAGGTTTGGAAGGAGACGGCTGAGAGATGTCTATCCTGCGGTAACTGTAGCCTGGTATGTCCGACGTGCTACTGCTTCGACGTCTACGACGTCCTCGAACTAAACCTTAGAAGCGGGGTGAGGGTGAGAGAGCTGGATTCCTGCCAGCTTTTAGAGTATGCCGAGGTGGCCTTAGGTGGAAACTTCCGGAGAAACCGGTTCCAGAGGCTTAGACACTGGATGCTCTGCAAGTTTGGTGTAGCTGGCGGAGGTCTGTATTCGAGCTGTGTTGGCTGTGGAAGATGCATAGTCTATTGTCCAGCTAACATAGACCTGACGGAGGTGGCTAGTAGGCTTAGAGGAGGTGGTTAA
- a CDS encoding preprotein translocase subunit Sec61beta, producing the protein MPATTAGLLRFFEEEGYGLKLRPEIVVILAAALMLSVIIAHIGFRII; encoded by the coding sequence ATGCCCGCTACAACCGCGGGTCTATTAAGGTTCTTCGAGGAAGAGGGTTATGGATTAAAACTTAGACCGGAGATAGTCGTGATACTCGCCGCGGCCCTTATGCTATCCGTGATAATAGCGCATATAGGCTTCAGGATAATCTAG
- a CDS encoding DUF2070 family protein codes for MEIDVIRYYRRLFKLPSLQTILLGHLILGVLLGLYLDFSLDSVLKGLITFTAVSLVSDVIVHLACRREPLLRFRRLLGLSLASNITILLAGLMLTPLVLLGVPYERVWMAGFPLSTGLRVLVFRSLLFEGVFQAFSVVQPLLCLLTIVYVYGIPFHPTVFLSMGSAVLISYVYLHLVGREAKSILGLDGLSLFRAFLSSWMENLNEPMEQVMENISVEGRGRLDILAFKTDNGGTAIVVPRIHPGPFKDVGGSSLPWRIQALLERRGLRAVAVPHGPSTHRENLVSKKEVSKVLTALNSLNLEFHVHEASRPVRCSSGYATALCQVFGDTALVALTLSPKSMEDIPVEVGDLLEAYGEKLGFKSVIVVDAHNSIVWEKTSIDDEDISLLVEAGEKSLREASKARLQRFKLGFSKKVIEGYGVKEGLGPGGIVVHLFMFGDCLYAYVTIDGNNMVSGLREKLIRHLKSLGVRDCEVLTTDTHVVNATATGRGYNPVGEAIDQEALLKTISEALKEAYADLKPASACHVKVELNGLKLLGDGLDKLLKVLDISAKRAKKLALGFLAPALAVCLLLLFL; via the coding sequence ATGGAGATAGATGTCATACGCTACTACCGGCGACTTTTCAAGCTTCCAAGCCTCCAGACGATTCTACTCGGACATCTGATCCTCGGGGTTCTATTGGGTCTATACCTAGACTTCAGCTTAGACTCTGTTTTAAAGGGGCTTATCACGTTCACGGCCGTATCCCTTGTATCAGATGTCATCGTCCACCTTGCATGTAGAAGAGAGCCCTTGCTGAGGTTTAGGCGGCTCTTAGGTTTAAGCCTAGCATCAAATATCACAATTCTACTAGCCGGTTTAATGCTCACACCTCTGGTGCTACTTGGCGTCCCGTATGAAAGAGTCTGGATGGCGGGGTTCCCCCTATCCACGGGTTTGAGGGTTCTCGTTTTCAGAAGCCTACTCTTCGAGGGGGTTTTCCAAGCCTTCTCGGTCGTCCAGCCGCTACTCTGCCTGTTGACTATCGTATACGTCTACGGTATACCCTTTCACCCGACGGTCTTCTTATCTATGGGCTCCGCGGTGCTTATCTCCTATGTATATCTCCACCTAGTCGGTAGGGAGGCTAAGTCCATCCTAGGTCTAGACGGCTTAAGCCTGTTCAGGGCTTTCCTATCTAGCTGGATGGAGAACTTAAACGAGCCCATGGAACAGGTTATGGAGAATATAAGTGTTGAAGGCCGCGGCCGCTTAGACATTTTAGCGTTCAAAACAGACAACGGTGGAACCGCTATAGTGGTTCCGAGAATTCATCCAGGTCCTTTCAAAGACGTGGGAGGCAGCTCACTGCCGTGGAGGATCCAAGCTCTACTAGAGCGTAGAGGGTTAAGGGCTGTAGCGGTTCCGCACGGCCCCTCGACTCATAGGGAGAACCTCGTTTCTAAGAAAGAGGTCTCGAAGGTTCTGACCGCTTTAAACTCCCTAAACCTTGAGTTTCATGTCCACGAGGCCTCCAGACCTGTCAGGTGTTCTTCAGGCTACGCCACCGCCTTATGTCAGGTGTTCGGCGATACGGCTTTGGTCGCCTTGACGCTTTCCCCTAAGTCCATGGAGGATATCCCGGTCGAAGTCGGGGATTTGCTCGAGGCATATGGTGAGAAGCTAGGCTTCAAATCTGTCATAGTGGTGGACGCTCACAACAGCATAGTATGGGAGAAGACGTCAATAGACGACGAGGACATATCGCTACTCGTAGAAGCCGGGGAAAAATCCTTAAGGGAGGCGTCTAAAGCTAGGCTTCAGCGTTTTAAACTAGGTTTCTCCAAGAAGGTCATCGAGGGATATGGTGTTAAAGAAGGTTTAGGCCCCGGAGGAATAGTCGTCCACCTGTTTATGTTCGGAGATTGTCTATATGCGTATGTGACTATAGATGGAAACAACATGGTTTCAGGGCTCAGAGAGAAGCTTATTCGACACTTAAAGTCTTTAGGCGTCAGAGACTGCGAGGTTCTAACGACCGATACCCACGTCGTGAACGCCACGGCGACCGGTAGGGGCTACAATCCCGTAGGTGAAGCCATAGACCAGGAAGCGCTTCTGAAGACTATCTCTGAAGCTCTAAAGGAGGCGTATGCCGACTTGAAGCCTGCGTCTGCATGTCATGTAAAGGTCGAGTTGAACGGTTTAAAGCTATTAGGCGATGGGTTAGACAAGCTCTTAAAGGTCTTAGACATCTCAGCTAAGAGGGCGAAAAAGCTCGCTCTAGGTTTTTTGGCACCGGCCCTGGCGGTTTGTCTACTGCTCCTCTTCCTCTAG